From Streptomyces griseorubiginosus, one genomic window encodes:
- a CDS encoding carbonic anhydrase, whose amino-acid sequence MKALLDRARSFRRRADFESGEYRKLADGQYPEALFISCSDSRVIPALITGARPGEIFELRNAGNIVPSYGQHAAGGEAATIEYALEVLGVQDVVVCGHSHCGAMGALRSGDDLTALPGVDAWLGLARPSLAPVLTDAPPLADVVQRNVVNQLAALRSYPVVRQRLDADRLRLHGWYYEVDTGQVHELDEDGRFRVHAA is encoded by the coding sequence TTGAAGGCATTGCTGGATCGTGCGCGCTCGTTCAGGCGGCGGGCGGATTTCGAGAGCGGTGAATACCGGAAACTGGCCGACGGGCAATATCCCGAGGCACTCTTCATAAGCTGCTCGGACTCGCGGGTCATTCCCGCGCTGATCACCGGCGCCCGGCCCGGTGAGATATTCGAGCTGCGGAACGCGGGCAATATCGTGCCGTCGTACGGACAGCACGCGGCCGGTGGTGAGGCCGCCACCATCGAGTACGCGCTGGAGGTGCTCGGGGTTCAGGACGTGGTCGTGTGCGGTCACTCACACTGCGGGGCGATGGGGGCCCTGCGGTCCGGCGACGACCTGACCGCGCTGCCGGGCGTGGACGCGTGGCTGGGCCTGGCCCGCCCGTCCCTGGCCCCCGTGCTCACCGACGCGCCCCCGCTCGCCGACGTCGTCCAGCGCAACGTCGTCAACCAGCTCGCCGCACTGCGCAGTTACCCCGTGGTGCGGCAGCGGCTCGACGCCGACCGGCTGCGGTTGCACGGCTGGTACTACGAGGTCGACACCGGGCAGGTGCACGAGCTCGACGAGGACGGCCGGTTCCGGGTGCATGCCGCGTGA
- a CDS encoding ATP-binding protein: MTRRLLLSYLTLAALVLLCLEIPLGFVYSRGERERVVGAARDEAESVSAYAALSLATGRAERDLPDRVAHCAARIGGTVVVVDGAGTLLATSHPLSGEVTRSLSSRPGIAAALRGTSTADVRTSTIGGVEYLSVAAPMGHGAQGAVWLTVPTRTVHERVHHVWLLLALGGLGVLTAVVLVGFGIARWTGRPIRELERATHELAEGGRATPVTVTKGPPEVRSLAAAFNRTAARLAHLLDAQRAFAGEASHQLKTPLAALRLRLENLEPSVSARGRGSLAAAVTETDRLARMVEGLLAMARLEEDAARPVPVDVGEVCAERHRTWLPLYGRQGVSLVLFTGGVGPVSALPGAVEQILDNLLSNALRASPVGSTVTVELRPHTPSRRGPRSGWIDLHVTDEGPGMSADQRARAFDRFWRAPGAPKGGTGLGLALVQRLAHASGGEATLRAAATGGLNATIRLPSPHPAPTPRPPTHPPERHREAPTVRA; this comes from the coding sequence ATGACGCGCCGGCTGCTGCTGAGCTATCTCACGCTGGCCGCCCTGGTGCTGCTCTGCCTGGAGATCCCGCTGGGGTTCGTGTACTCGCGGGGCGAGCGGGAGCGGGTGGTGGGGGCGGCCCGGGACGAGGCCGAGTCGGTCTCCGCGTACGCGGCACTGAGTCTGGCGACCGGCCGCGCGGAGCGGGACCTGCCCGATCGGGTGGCGCACTGCGCCGCGCGGATCGGCGGGACGGTGGTGGTCGTGGACGGCGCGGGCACGCTGCTCGCCACCTCGCATCCGCTGTCCGGGGAGGTGACCCGGTCGCTGTCCTCGCGGCCGGGGATCGCGGCAGCGCTGCGGGGCACGTCGACGGCGGACGTGCGCACCTCCACGATCGGCGGGGTGGAGTACCTGTCGGTGGCCGCGCCCATGGGACACGGCGCCCAGGGTGCCGTCTGGCTGACCGTGCCCACCCGGACGGTGCACGAGCGGGTGCATCACGTGTGGCTGCTGCTCGCCCTCGGCGGGCTGGGCGTCCTCACGGCCGTCGTCCTGGTCGGTTTCGGCATCGCCCGCTGGACGGGTCGGCCGATCCGTGAACTGGAGCGTGCGACGCATGAGTTGGCGGAGGGCGGCCGGGCGACTCCGGTGACGGTGACGAAGGGGCCGCCCGAAGTGCGGAGTCTGGCGGCCGCGTTCAACCGTACGGCGGCCCGGCTCGCCCATCTCCTCGACGCGCAGCGGGCGTTCGCGGGTGAGGCCTCGCACCAGCTCAAGACACCGCTGGCGGCACTGCGGCTGCGCCTGGAGAACCTGGAGCCCAGCGTGTCCGCGCGCGGCCGGGGCAGCCTGGCCGCGGCCGTGACCGAGACGGACCGGCTGGCGCGCATGGTGGAGGGGCTGCTCGCGATGGCCCGGCTGGAGGAGGACGCGGCGCGGCCGGTGCCGGTGGACGTCGGCGAGGTCTGCGCGGAGCGGCACCGCACGTGGCTGCCGCTGTACGGCCGGCAGGGGGTGTCGCTGGTCCTGTTCACGGGCGGCGTGGGCCCGGTGTCGGCACTGCCGGGTGCGGTGGAGCAGATCCTGGACAACCTGCTGTCCAACGCGTTGCGCGCGTCCCCCGTCGGCAGCACGGTGACCGTGGAACTCCGCCCGCACACCCCGTCCCGGCGCGGCCCGCGCTCCGGCTGGATCGACCTGCACGTCACCGACGAGGGCCCCGGCATGTCGGCCGACCAGCGCGCCCGCGCCTTCGACCGGTTCTGGCGGGCGCCGGGCGCCCCCAAGGGGGGCACCGGACTCGGCCTCGCCCTGGTCCAGCGGCTGGCCCACGCGAGCGGCGGCGAGGCGACGCTGCGCGCGGCGGCGACGGGCGGCCTGAACGCGACGATCCGCCTCCCGTCGCCCCACCCGGCACCGACCCCCCGCCCTCCGACCCACCCACCCGAACGCCACCGCGAGGCACCGACCGTACGGGCGTGA
- the nirB gene encoding nitrite reductase large subunit NirB: protein MTAHPEATEATPTIVLVGHGMVGQRFLEALAARGLTATHRVVVLCEEPRPAYDRVALTSYFSGKTPEELSMTDMEFIETHGIELYVGDPAVTIDRDAKKVTAKSGQVFEYETLVLATGSFPFVPPVPNKDAQGCFVYRTIEDLLAIEEYAKTRTTGAVVGGGLLGLEAAGALKGLGLTSHIVEFAPRLMPVQVDEGGGAALLRTIEDMGLSVHTGVGTQEIVVDEDGAVTGMKLSDGSELATDLVVFSAGVRPRDQLARDCGLTVGERGGITVDEQCRTVSDPHVFAIGECALAADGRVYGLVAPGYEQAETAAATIASDEAAFLGADLSTKLKLLGVDVASFGDAHGATEDCLDVVYSDSRAGLYKKLVIGRDGTLLGGILVGDAEAYGTLKAFTGSVPPVKPESLVLPAGAGESVQLGPTALPDDAIICSCNNVRKGTIRGAVTEHNCTTVPEVKKCTKAGTTCGSCVKVLGQLVTAELEASGVEVDKGLCGCFSQTREELYEIVLALRINTYQDLLDRYGRDGARGGDGCEICKPAVGSIIASLAPTIGASGYVLDGEQAALQDSNDHFLANIQKNGSYSVVPRIPGGEITPEGLITIGEIARDFGLYTKITGGQRIDMFGARVEQLPLIWTRLVDAGFESGHAYGKSLRTVKSCVGQTWCRYGVQDSVRMAIDLELRYRGLRSPHKLKSAVSGCARECAEAQSKDFGVIATSNGWNLYVGGNGGATPRHADLLAQDLTDAELVKLIDRFLMFYIRTADRLERTSTWLERIPGGLDHVRDVVVEDSLGICEELESLMTAHVAHYADEWATTINDPEKLARFVSFVNAPDTPDPVVGFVPERDQIKPDLPLLTIGHRPLEGSAQR, encoded by the coding sequence ATGACCGCCCACCCGGAGGCCACGGAGGCCACCCCCACGATCGTCCTCGTCGGCCACGGCATGGTCGGCCAGCGCTTCCTGGAGGCGCTCGCCGCGCGCGGCCTGACCGCGACCCACCGTGTGGTCGTGCTCTGCGAGGAGCCGCGTCCGGCGTACGACCGCGTCGCGCTCACGTCGTACTTCTCGGGGAAGACGCCCGAGGAACTGTCCATGACGGACATGGAGTTCATCGAGACGCACGGCATCGAGCTGTACGTCGGCGACCCGGCCGTCACGATCGACCGGGACGCGAAGAAGGTCACCGCGAAGTCCGGACAGGTCTTCGAGTACGAGACCCTGGTCCTCGCCACCGGCTCCTTCCCCTTCGTGCCGCCGGTGCCGAACAAGGACGCCCAGGGCTGCTTCGTCTACCGCACGATCGAGGACCTCCTCGCCATCGAGGAGTACGCGAAGACCCGCACCACCGGTGCCGTGGTCGGCGGTGGTCTGCTCGGTCTGGAGGCGGCCGGCGCGCTCAAGGGGCTCGGACTGACCTCGCACATCGTGGAGTTCGCGCCGCGGCTGATGCCGGTGCAGGTCGACGAGGGCGGTGGCGCGGCGCTGCTGCGGACCATCGAGGACATGGGCCTGTCGGTCCACACAGGCGTCGGCACGCAGGAGATCGTGGTCGACGAGGACGGCGCCGTCACCGGCATGAAGCTGTCCGACGGCTCCGAACTCGCCACCGACCTGGTGGTGTTCAGCGCCGGTGTCCGCCCCCGCGACCAGCTGGCCCGCGACTGCGGACTGACCGTCGGCGAGCGCGGCGGCATCACCGTCGACGAGCAGTGCCGTACGGTCTCCGACCCGCACGTGTTCGCGATCGGCGAGTGCGCGCTGGCGGCCGACGGCCGGGTTTACGGCCTGGTGGCCCCCGGTTACGAGCAGGCCGAGACGGCGGCGGCGACCATCGCCTCCGACGAGGCCGCCTTCCTCGGCGCCGACCTCTCCACCAAGCTGAAGCTGCTCGGCGTGGACGTGGCCTCCTTCGGTGACGCGCACGGCGCGACCGAGGACTGCCTGGACGTCGTGTACTCCGACTCCCGCGCGGGTCTGTACAAGAAGCTGGTCATCGGCCGGGACGGCACACTGCTCGGCGGCATCCTGGTCGGCGACGCGGAGGCGTACGGCACGCTGAAGGCGTTCACCGGTTCGGTGCCGCCGGTCAAGCCCGAGTCGCTGGTGCTGCCCGCCGGTGCGGGTGAGTCGGTGCAGCTGGGCCCGACCGCGCTGCCGGACGACGCGATCATCTGCTCCTGCAACAACGTCCGCAAGGGCACGATCCGCGGAGCGGTCACCGAGCACAACTGCACCACCGTGCCCGAGGTCAAGAAGTGCACCAAGGCCGGTACGACCTGCGGCAGTTGCGTCAAGGTGCTGGGCCAGCTGGTCACCGCGGAGCTGGAGGCGTCCGGCGTCGAGGTCGACAAGGGCCTGTGCGGCTGCTTCTCGCAGACCCGCGAGGAGCTCTACGAGATCGTCCTCGCCCTGCGCATCAACACCTACCAGGACCTCCTCGACCGCTACGGCCGGGACGGCGCCCGGGGCGGCGACGGCTGCGAGATCTGCAAGCCGGCCGTCGGCTCGATCATCGCCTCCCTCGCCCCGACGATCGGCGCGAGCGGCTACGTCCTGGACGGCGAGCAGGCGGCCCTCCAGGACTCCAACGACCACTTCCTCGCCAACATCCAGAAGAACGGCTCCTACTCGGTCGTGCCGCGCATCCCCGGCGGTGAGATCACCCCCGAGGGCCTCATCACGATCGGCGAGATCGCCCGCGACTTCGGCCTCTACACGAAGATCACCGGTGGCCAGCGGATCGACATGTTCGGCGCGCGGGTCGAGCAACTCCCTCTCATCTGGACCCGGTTGGTCGACGCCGGCTTCGAGTCCGGGCACGCCTACGGCAAGTCGCTGCGCACGGTGAAGTCCTGCGTCGGCCAGACCTGGTGCCGCTACGGCGTCCAGGACTCGGTCCGCATGGCGATCGACCTTGAGCTGCGCTACCGGGGGCTCAGGTCGCCGCACAAGCTGAAGTCGGCGGTGTCCGGCTGCGCCCGCGAGTGCGCCGAGGCCCAGTCGAAGGACTTCGGCGTGATCGCCACCTCCAACGGCTGGAACCTCTACGTCGGCGGCAACGGCGGCGCGACCCCGCGCCACGCGGACCTGCTCGCGCAGGACCTCACCGACGCCGAACTGGTCAAGCTGATCGACCGGTTCCTGATGTTCTACATCCGCACCGCGGACCGCCTGGAGCGCACCTCGACCTGGCTGGAGCGCATCCCCGGCGGCCTGGACCACGTCCGTGACGTGGTCGTGGAGGACTCCCTCGGCATCTGCGAGGAGCTGGAGTCCCTGATGACGGCCCACGTGGCGCACTACGCCGACGAGTGGGCGACCACCATCAACGACCCCGAGAAGCTGGCCCGGTTCGTGTCCTTCGTGAACGCGCCGGACACCCCCGACCCGGTCGTCGGCTTCGTCCCCGAGCGCGACCAGATCAAGCCCGACCTGCCGCTGCTGACCATCGGCCACCGTCCCCTGGAAGGAAGCGCCCAGCGATGA
- a CDS encoding glucose 1-dehydrogenase, which produces MTRFIGRTALVTGAGSGIGRAIALAFAAEGAHVVVTGRRGEPLAQTVRLIEEAGGKALAVTADVVRDAEIEAVVAAAVDRFGALDVAVNNAGVFRGGQPLADLAEDDWREQLDTNLTGVFLALRAEIRQMRSQPSGGAIVNIASTFGAHVRHPGAAAYAATKAAVSALTRGAALDHIRDGVRINAVSPGAVATPMSLRPGETEADRDERARATLPLGRVSATAEVAAAVLYLASDDASSVVGTDLVVDSGATA; this is translated from the coding sequence ATGACGCGTTTCATCGGCAGGACCGCTCTCGTCACCGGTGCGGGCTCCGGAATCGGCCGTGCCATCGCCCTCGCGTTCGCCGCGGAGGGTGCGCACGTGGTCGTGACGGGACGCAGGGGGGAGCCGCTGGCGCAGACCGTCCGGCTGATCGAGGAGGCGGGCGGCAAGGCGCTCGCGGTGACCGCGGACGTCGTGCGGGACGCCGAGATCGAAGCCGTGGTGGCCGCCGCGGTGGACCGCTTCGGCGCGCTCGACGTGGCCGTCAACAACGCGGGGGTGTTCCGGGGCGGGCAGCCGCTGGCCGATCTCGCGGAGGACGACTGGCGCGAGCAGCTCGACACCAACCTCACCGGGGTCTTCCTGGCCCTGCGGGCCGAGATCCGCCAGATGCGCTCCCAGCCCTCCGGCGGCGCGATCGTGAACATCGCCTCCACCTTCGGCGCCCACGTCCGCCACCCCGGCGCCGCCGCCTACGCCGCCACCAAGGCCGCCGTCTCCGCCCTCACCCGGGGCGCGGCCCTGGACCACATCCGCGACGGCGTCCGCATCAACGCGGTCAGCCCCGGCGCCGTGGCCACCCCGATGTCCCTGCGCCCCGGCGAGACGGAGGCGGACCGGGACGAGCGGGCGAGGGCCACGCTCCCGCTGGGCCGGGTCTCCGCCACGGCCGAGGTCGCCGCGGCCGTCCTGTACCTGGCCTCGGACGACGCGTCCTCGGTGGTCGGCACGGATCTGGTGGTGGACAGCGGGGCGACGGCCTGA
- a CDS encoding response regulator transcription factor, translating into MGLRVLLIEDDETIAEPLAEGLAHFGLAVDHVTTGTEGLRAPYGDVVLLDLGLPDMDGIDVCRGIREVSDVPIVILSARGEEADRVLGLELGADDYLAKPFSVRELVARVRAVTRRTRRAQETPAPAFPTSPAPLPPPSSPAAPTAPAPAGAPGHDPGPLAVDRRTRQVWVGESQVPLTPKEFDLLALLTEDPGAVYSRQQILDRVWDPFYEGPTKTLDVHVASLRRKLGHPAWIQTLRGVGFRLAVHSGPDGPA; encoded by the coding sequence ATGGGCCTGCGTGTGCTGCTCATCGAGGACGACGAGACGATCGCCGAACCGCTGGCCGAGGGCCTCGCGCACTTCGGCCTGGCGGTGGATCACGTGACCACCGGCACCGAGGGGCTGAGAGCGCCGTACGGCGATGTCGTGCTCCTGGACCTGGGGCTGCCGGACATGGACGGCATCGACGTCTGCCGGGGCATCCGGGAGGTGTCGGACGTGCCGATCGTCATCCTCAGCGCACGCGGGGAGGAGGCGGACCGGGTGCTGGGACTGGAGCTCGGCGCCGACGACTATCTGGCGAAGCCGTTCAGCGTACGGGAGTTGGTGGCCCGGGTGCGGGCGGTGACCCGGCGGACGCGGCGGGCGCAGGAGACACCCGCCCCGGCATTCCCGACATCCCCCGCGCCTTTGCCCCCGCCCTCGTCCCCGGCCGCGCCCACGGCGCCCGCGCCCGCCGGGGCGCCCGGTCATGACCCGGGCCCGCTCGCCGTGGACCGTCGTACCCGGCAGGTCTGGGTCGGCGAGTCCCAGGTGCCGCTCACGCCGAAGGAGTTCGACCTGCTCGCGCTGCTCACCGAGGACCCGGGCGCGGTGTACTCCCGGCAGCAGATCCTCGACCGGGTCTGGGATCCGTTCTACGAGGGCCCGACGAAGACGCTGGACGTCCATGTCGCCTCGCTGCGGCGGAAGTTGGGGCACCCGGCCTGGATCCAGACGCTGCGCGGGGTCGGCTTCCGGCTGGCGGTGCACAGCGGACCGGACGGTCCGGCATGA
- a CDS encoding TetR/AcrR family transcriptional regulator, with amino-acid sequence MARTKEFDPEAALQAALELFWRRGYEATSMADLVEHLGVGRASIYATFGNKHELYMKALRRYQEQLPDLLREVSRPGPALPAVRALVRRYAAEASAEDLRLHGCFLTNTAAELAPHDPAAARQVERNWDQMETVLHSALVRAQAQGELPADRDPQALARMLLVLLQGLKVVGKASPDPARVRDAAEQALALLD; translated from the coding sequence GTGGCCAGGACCAAGGAGTTCGATCCCGAGGCCGCGCTGCAGGCAGCTCTGGAGCTGTTCTGGCGGCGCGGCTACGAGGCGACGTCGATGGCCGACCTGGTCGAGCATCTCGGCGTCGGGCGGGCCAGCATCTACGCGACCTTCGGCAACAAGCACGAGCTGTACATGAAGGCGCTGCGGCGGTACCAGGAACAACTCCCGGATCTGTTGCGGGAGGTGTCCCGGCCGGGTCCGGCGCTGCCCGCCGTACGCGCTCTGGTCCGGCGCTACGCGGCGGAGGCGAGCGCCGAGGACCTGCGGCTGCACGGCTGCTTCCTCACCAACACGGCGGCCGAACTGGCCCCGCACGACCCGGCCGCCGCCCGCCAGGTGGAGCGGAACTGGGACCAGATGGAGACCGTGCTGCACTCGGCACTGGTCCGCGCGCAGGCGCAGGGCGAACTGCCGGCGGACCGCGATCCCCAGGCCCTTGCCCGGATGCTGCTGGTACTGCTCCAGGGCCTCAAGGTCGTCGGCAAGGCCTCACCGGACCCGGCGCGGGTGCGGGACGCGGCGGAACAGGCGTTGGCGCTGCTCGACTGA
- a CDS encoding oxidoreductase, whose translation MSGWSEKAIPDQRGRVAVVTGANSGIGYATARELARKGARVVLACRSERRGGEARDRLLGEVPGANAEFARLDLGDLASVREFATSFPYDRLDLLVNNAGVMALPYSTTADGFETQFGTNHLGHFALTGLLLPPLLATPGARVVTVSSTMHAVANIDIHDLNSERRYRRWIAYARSKTANLLFVHELAHRLAAHGSDVIAAAAHPGYAATNLQTAGVKMQGRTAAERFFLVGNRFFAQSADAGALPTLYAATAPEVTPDSFTGPSLAGWRGAPGPSWRAPWTRDDRAAQRLWTASEKLTGVTYNALKS comes from the coding sequence ATGTCCGGATGGAGCGAGAAGGCCATCCCCGACCAGCGCGGACGCGTCGCCGTGGTCACCGGGGCCAACAGCGGGATCGGGTACGCCACCGCGCGGGAACTGGCCCGCAAGGGCGCCCGCGTGGTGCTCGCCTGCCGCAGCGAGCGGCGGGGTGGCGAGGCCCGGGACCGGCTGCTGGGCGAAGTACCGGGCGCGAACGCGGAGTTCGCCCGGCTGGACCTCGGGGACCTGGCCTCCGTACGGGAGTTCGCGACCTCGTTCCCGTACGACCGCCTCGACCTGCTGGTCAACAACGCGGGCGTGATGGCGCTGCCGTACAGCACGACGGCGGACGGCTTCGAGACCCAGTTCGGCACCAACCACCTGGGCCACTTCGCCCTGACCGGCCTGCTGCTCCCCCCGCTCCTCGCGACACCCGGGGCGCGCGTGGTGACGGTCTCCAGCACCATGCACGCGGTCGCCAACATCGACATCCACGACCTCAACAGCGAGCGCCGCTACCGCCGTTGGATCGCCTACGCCCGCTCCAAGACCGCCAACCTGCTCTTCGTCCACGAACTCGCGCACCGCTTGGCGGCGCACGGCTCGGACGTGATCGCGGCGGCCGCGCATCCCGGGTACGCGGCCACCAACCTCCAGACCGCGGGCGTGAAGATGCAGGGCCGCACGGCGGCGGAACGCTTCTTCCTGGTCGGCAACCGCTTCTTCGCCCAGTCCGCCGACGCCGGCGCCCTGCCCACCCTCTACGCCGCCACGGCCCCCGAGGTCACCCCCGACTCCTTCACCGGCCCTTCCCTGGCCGGCTGGCGCGGCGCCCCGGGCCCCTCCTGGCGGGCCCCGTGGACCCGCGACGACCGGGCGGCGCAACGCCTCTGGACCGCGTCGGAGAAGCTGACGGGAGTGACGTACAACGCGCTGAAGAGCTGA
- the nirD gene encoding nitrite reductase small subunit NirD, whose translation MTLAPETTDLKVELQLNGDWFAVCELARLLPGRGVAALLPDGRQAALFRDRAGNLYAVDNRDPFGGAAVLSRGLTGTHQGRPFVASPLLKQRFDLETGQCLDDESVRITTYQVRAA comes from the coding sequence ATGACCCTGGCACCCGAGACCACCGACCTGAAGGTCGAACTCCAGCTGAACGGCGATTGGTTCGCGGTCTGCGAACTGGCCCGGCTGCTCCCCGGCCGGGGAGTCGCGGCCCTGCTGCCCGACGGCCGGCAGGCGGCTCTTTTCCGCGACCGCGCGGGCAACCTGTACGCCGTCGACAACCGCGACCCCTTCGGCGGCGCGGCGGTCCTCTCCCGCGGCCTGACCGGCACCCACCAGGGCCGCCCGTTCGTGGCCTCCCCGCTGCTGAAGCAGCGCTTCGACCTGGAGACCGGGCAGTGCCTGGACGACGAGTCGGTGCGGATCACCACGTACCAGGTGCGGGCGGCGTAG
- a CDS encoding SulP family inorganic anion transporter, which yields MKAADAGRPVKAPLGDLGTEITASLVVFLVALPLCIGVAVASGVPAELGIISGVIGGLVVGAVRGSTLQVSGPAAGLAALVAETVAEHGVAMLGVIVLGSGILQIVLGVVRLGRMFQAISIAVVQGMLAGIGLPLMFSQLYPMADNKAPGVPIENMAGVPGLLADVLTDRQAMTALLLGIVTVALSFLWKKAPGPVRRIPAALVAVGIGIAVAALPGVEVKTLQVGNLLAAVQVPGAEQFAGLAEPAIITSILTFTVIASAESLFTAAAVDRMHSGPRTRYNTELVAQGAGNTVAGILGALPVTAVVARSSANVQAGAKTRLSRTLHGLWLLAFALLLPQVLALIPISVLAGVLVHSGWKLLAPGEFPKMWRQDRGEFVVMTVTTLVIVATALLEGVLVGLAAGIVLAALRMSQTVIRQHIEDDTAKIVMAGNATFLRLPKVIEALESAAASGKPRIRLDLTGVTHLDHACRNQVEEFTAQQRGRGLRVELLMPGPAAEALEPDEGTQGRVPAGSASGGAAEWGFEVGAFDPPVATATGAAAPGRRTPIPDTHDFTASGPMATQSVATEPAPGVEWFYLDTRPVPDDAPPRPPLVG from the coding sequence ATGAAGGCGGCGGACGCCGGGAGGCCGGTGAAGGCCCCCTTGGGTGACCTCGGCACCGAGATCACCGCCTCTCTCGTCGTCTTCCTCGTCGCCCTGCCGCTCTGCATCGGAGTCGCCGTGGCCTCCGGGGTCCCGGCCGAGCTGGGGATCATCTCCGGGGTGATCGGCGGGCTCGTGGTCGGCGCGGTCCGGGGCAGCACCCTCCAGGTCAGTGGCCCCGCCGCGGGGCTCGCGGCGCTGGTCGCGGAGACCGTCGCCGAGCACGGGGTGGCCATGCTCGGGGTGATCGTCCTGGGCTCGGGGATCCTGCAGATCGTGCTCGGGGTCGTACGGCTCGGGCGGATGTTCCAGGCCATCTCGATCGCCGTGGTGCAGGGCATGCTCGCGGGGATCGGACTGCCGCTGATGTTCAGCCAGCTCTACCCGATGGCCGACAACAAGGCGCCCGGCGTCCCCATCGAGAACATGGCCGGGGTGCCGGGGCTGCTCGCGGACGTGCTGACCGACCGGCAGGCGATGACCGCCCTGCTGCTCGGCATCGTCACCGTCGCCCTGAGCTTCCTGTGGAAGAAGGCGCCCGGACCGGTCAGGCGGATCCCGGCCGCGCTCGTCGCCGTGGGCATCGGGATCGCGGTCGCCGCCCTGCCCGGGGTCGAGGTGAAGACCCTCCAGGTCGGCAATCTGCTCGCGGCCGTCCAGGTGCCGGGCGCCGAGCAGTTCGCGGGGCTGGCCGAGCCGGCGATCATCACGTCGATCCTCACATTCACGGTCATCGCCTCGGCGGAGAGCCTGTTCACCGCGGCGGCCGTGGACCGTATGCACAGCGGTCCGCGCACCCGCTACAACACCGAGCTCGTGGCCCAGGGGGCCGGGAACACCGTGGCCGGGATCCTCGGCGCGCTGCCCGTCACGGCGGTCGTGGCGCGCAGTTCGGCGAACGTCCAGGCGGGTGCGAAGACCCGGCTCTCCCGCACCCTGCACGGCCTGTGGCTGCTGGCGTTCGCGCTGCTGCTCCCGCAGGTCCTCGCGCTGATCCCGATCTCGGTGCTGGCGGGCGTGCTGGTGCACAGCGGCTGGAAGCTGCTCGCGCCGGGGGAGTTCCCGAAGATGTGGCGCCAGGACCGGGGCGAGTTCGTGGTCATGACGGTCACCACGCTCGTCATCGTCGCGACGGCGCTCCTGGAGGGCGTGCTCGTGGGACTCGCGGCGGGGATCGTACTGGCCGCGCTGCGGATGTCGCAGACCGTGATCCGGCAGCACATCGAGGACGACACCGCGAAGATCGTCATGGCCGGCAACGCGACCTTCCTGCGCCTCCCGAAGGTCATCGAGGCCCTCGAGTCGGCGGCCGCCTCCGGCAAGCCCCGCATCCGCCTCGACCTGACCGGCGTGACCCATCTCGACCACGCCTGCCGCAACCAGGTGGAGGAGTTCACGGCCCAGCAGCGGGGGCGGGGCCTGCGGGTGGAGCTCCTGATGCCGGGGCCGGCCGCGGAAGCGTTGGAGCCCGACGAGGGGACCCAGGGCAGGGTGCCCGCGGGCTCAGCGAGCGGGGGTGCTGCCGAGTGGGGTTTCGAGGTCGGTGCGTTCGACCCACCCGTTGCTACCGCCACTGGGGCCGCGGCCCCCGGCCGCCGGACCCCGATCCCCGACACCCACGACTTCACGGCGTCCGGACCCATGGCGACCCAGTCCGTGGCGACCGAACCCGCCCCCGGCGTCGAATGGTTCTACCTGGACACCCGGCCCGTCCCGGACGATGCCCCGCCACGGCCGCCCCTCGTAGGCTGA